The DNA segment TCTGAATTTATAATAGCTTCAAATAAGCTAGATATAGCCCTAACTGCTCAATTAAGAACTATATATGCAAATCCAAATACATATAAGAACGAAATTTCAATATGCCTCGCACTAATTAATTCTATTAGCAATGAGGAAATATCAAAGTGGTTTCCCAGTTTTAATCAACATTCAATTGAAAACTTTAGTAAAATCGCTAATGATAATTATGAACTATCAGAAGCAATATCCTACTATACATTAATCAAAGATGATTATTTACTTCCTTCAATAGAAACCTTAAAGCCCTTATTCATTTAACATCAAATTATAAGATTTAATAAGATGCAAATAATTTTTTGCATCTTATTTCTTATTAAGAAAATGATGCCTTATGTTTGATCGAGTGAAACCTTTATTCTAGCTGAACTTAAACTAAGCTCTCTTATTAGGAAAAATCGTCTTGTTCATCATAGTAATGAAATCCATCTTCAATTTTCTTATCACATTTTGACCAATGTAGGCAGTATCCCCATTCTCATTGCACGGGATATACACTCTCAATATTTACACACACAAAAAATTCATTTTCCTTAATCATCCCTAAATTAATCCCTTCTATTGTTTAAATCTTTTCCTCTAGAGCACCATTTTAACTCCCTATTAACCTGAGCTATCCTGATAATTCTATCTCTAGAAATGGCCTGTACACTATAATCCATTATTTTCTTTTATAATAATAACTTTTCAAGCAATTAAGATACGGAAATCTGAAGAAATTAAATTACATTAACTCGTGTAAATTTAAAATACTTTCCTGAAGATCGATCAAACATAAATATTTCACTAGATTCTAGCTCGGTAGCTTTTGTAAAAATTATTCTTTCTTTATCCAATGAGTAGTTAACAATTAGAATAGAGTCATTAAATTCTTTTTCACTTATTATCTTGCAAATGTATTTGTAATCAATTCTTTTGTGAAAGGTACGGTAAAGATACAACAATAACATCGGAAAAAATAGCAAGAAGATAATGCCACTTTGAGCTTTACCAATAGATTTGAAAAGAAAGGTTTCCAAAAGGGAAGCATATACAATAAAACTCATATACACATTTAAATTAAAAAAGTATCTAATAAATCTAATATGAAATATTTTTTTAAATAAATTTATTTTTTTTGTAGTTTTCTCCCCTAGTATCTGGAGAAAGATAACCTTTAAAATGATAGGAATAAAAGTAAGAAGAAAAATCCACTGAAACAAGTTTATAAATAAGAGACCTATAATTGAATTATTAATATGAGAAATAATTATAGAAAGAAAGAATCCGGGTAGAAAATATAAAAAACAAAATAAAAAGTAATCAATAATTGTTACTATTTTTTGCTGTATACTTTTTTCGTTTTTAGATATAAGCAATCGGTCAAATTCATTATATGATTTTATCGTATAGAGTTTATTTAGTAATGGATAAATAGTAAGAAGTAAAGAAATGATAAAAAATACTATCTGGGTAGGTCCATTTATACCATCTTTCCACAGTTCTAAAATCTTTTCCAGTTGGTCCATATTGCTTCCTCTTATCTCAAAATTCAAAACTCTTCCATATTATAACAAAATAATATAACTACGGATATAGCTTTTTAAAACTATGCTCCCTGTTCAACTACTTACTGGTTCATTAATGTAACAAGAAAATAGATTTTAACAGTAACTCAAATAGAGCCGCTTTATTATTCGTTTTTTGAATATGTTTTCAACTTTTTGCCAATACCTTTAGTATTAAGGAGGCGGAAAAATGCTTATATCAGAAATTTTAATTGCTATTTTATTAGCATTAGCTTTTGTCCATTTTCAATTAACAAAAAGGAAAAATACTTATCAAACATCTATGTTAATTCAACATATAGATTCAAGCGAAGAAATGAAAAAAACCTTAGCGATGGGATTATATCTACGATTCAAAAAAGAAAATCAAGATAATCCTCCTAACTATTCCTCAATTTATATTAAGGAAGATCCACTAGTGTTTGAATTGTTTGTAGCTGATGTAATTCAGAAAATAAGAGGTGGATCCATATGGGTATCACCACCATCAGGAGATTTTGGTGTAGATTTTGAACATACAACTGACAAAGGGATGTTCTTAGGTCAAGTAAAATGTTACCAGGGTGATTTACCCTTTGACCCAATAGCATTAATACATTCAAATATGATTAAAAAAGGTGCTGTTGGCGGGTATGTAATTACTACCGGATCTTTTACTCCAGCTGCGAGGGAATATACTGATGGATTGAATATTGAATTAATTGATGGAGTTAAACTCGTTGAACTATGGATTAATGGGTTGGTGAATGTTGAAGAAGAAATAAAAAAATTGATACCGGAATTTATTTAGATAGCAACCCTTTCTCCGAAAGGGGCTTTTTTTGAAATACATTTACTTAAGATACATTGATATTCTATTGCCAAGATGATAATAGCTGACAATTAAACCACCTACTATAATTAAAACCTAATTGAACCTGATAAAAGGAATGATAAGTTTAGACACATAAAAACCCACCCTTAAGTGTTTAAATTAGGGTGGGAGCATTGGTGAACACCAATGGATTTTCTACTATTATTATATCTCTATTCGTATAATTTAATTCACTAACACTTTATTTTAAAATTATCAGCGTATTGTGTGGAGGTAATTGACAACACACGGGATGATGGAGGCTTTATCAACATTCCTTTAGAACAATTCAAGTAAAATGTTGATTGAGTTTTTATCACTAGGAACTGTAGTAAACTGAAAAACATATCCTAAATTTAAGATCATAATAATACATTCCACCTCATTGTTTAATCACTTTATTACATTTATTTTTAACTAAACTTCTATTAAGATCGCGTCTGAAAATGATTAATAAATTCTGTAAAAGTATATCCTTGGTTATTTATTAAAGGTGTTTCGTTTAGCTTATATTTACTACTGTTACAGCCAATACTTTCTAAATATTGATTAATTAATCTAGCTTCATTATTAGGTATAATTAATTTTTTTAGAATTCTCTCTTGAAGTTTATTATCACCTGAAACAATTTCTTGGATATATTGCCGCATATCTCTGAATTCTTTTGGAATAAAAACAAAATGACCATATTGGCTATACATCCGTTCGATATCATTTGAAGCATAGACACCAACACTATCACTAATAGAGCTTATTGCCGCTCCCAAATCTTGATTTATCCCCAATATATATGCATTAACAAAATTCCCATACGTGTTATCTGGCTCAGGATGTTGCAGTTGATAGCTTCCACGTAGTATTTCGTTCATTTTTTTAGGTTCAAATAACCATAGTACAGCATCTTCTTCGCTCAAATGAGCTTTTTCTGTTGCAAAAAACAAAGATGTATTCAAATCTTCTGACCAATCTATAAATCGAGTTGGAATACCATAATGTTGCATAAAAAATACTATATCCCACCCATTTTTTGTTATACTTTGGTATAAATCCATATTTTTCTCTTTTAGTTCATCCGTAAATTTATCATAAATCCACTTTTCATATCGATGAATATTATCAAAAGTGGTTAAATAACTTAATTTTCGTTCATCTAGCTCACCATTAAAATTCATCTGTCGATACAATGTTGATGGCATACTATCATATATCTTTGATTCACCTCTATACCATAAATCAAATAGTTTTATATTGTTCTCTTCGATATGAGACAATATATTACGTTTCACTAACTCATAAGCCCTTTTTTGATTTTCCAAATAAAACAGCCCCTTGTCATAATAATTAACTATTAATTCCTTCAAAGTTTAAAAATCAATTTTCCTTCGATTTTATTAATGAATAATGTATTATTAAATTTTACATTTACATTAATATCTAAAAAACTTTGCATTTTCTATTATGTTTTTTTGTTTACATTAAAATTTCGATATATTTTTTTAATATTTGTATTTTTATATTATATATTAATAACGTTTAAATGTGGTAATATCTTCTAGTAATCAAAGAGGAAGGAGTAAAGATTAGATGAGACATTCTTTTAATTTTCCGGAACATATTCGGACTTCAGTGAAAGATTATATAAATTCCAAAATTAAAGCGACAAATCCTGAACGTTTTAATCAAGAGCCAACTTATACAACCGCCTTATTGTCCAAATTAGAAGGCGTGGTCTATAGTGATACTGATTGTCATATCGAAATAACAACAACCGTTTTCGATGATAGAGGAAGGAACTCAGCAGAAAGTAAGTGGGGTGCAGATTTTGCAATTACAGCTAAAATTTCAGATAGAACAAAAACAATTAATAAAGCCATTTTAGTACAAGCGAAAAAAGAAGAGAACGATTTAAATAGTACAGATTTGGCTGATCAAATAAAAAAGATGAAGAAATTAACTAAATCACCTAAAGTAATGATATTAAACTCCAAAGGTAATACGAGAGATCCCTATATTTGTAGTGGGAATAAAATCATTGAGGGCAAAAAGTTCAGTAAAGATAAACTTGCTGACTATTTTACAAAGAGGGTATTAACAACATTTGATGGGGATACACGGAGTGATTTTGTTGAAAGAGTACAACATAGTAATTTAAATATTTTGCACATTTCTGTAAATAAGAAATAAGTTATTACTCTTCGTATTTCTTCCAAATCGCTAATATAAGAGTTAGTCCAAAACAATAAATGCAAAAATGGTAATTTCGGTATGTCTTATTACATACTTTATATTCTTGAGTTCCGTTTGTATCAAAGTCAGCTACGACCGGTAGTTACCCTTTGCTTTTATATTGAATTCGTGAAAACAAACACAACGGTCACCTATACGACTTGGAGTTAATTAATTTCTCATTTATTAATGGCAAGTCGAATTGGATATTGTTGCTTTTAACTCCTAAAAATTTATAATGATTTAGCTAAAGAAGAATAAAGAATAGACTGGTAGCATTTATTCGCCTTTAAGTTGCAAAGGATAGGGAAAAAACATTGAATTTTTAACAAATTCAATGCTTTTTTTGTTTTTTTGAATTAAAGAACCCGCATTTCAATCTAAAAACCCCAATTACTAAATATTTCTTAAAATTCCATAATTACAATCATTATTTGATATACTTAAATCAGTTATATAAAATTTGAGGTGATAATTTTGCTCAAAAACAACTGGGATAAAATAGAGCTTTATATAATATCACTGTGGTTACTTTTTTTATTAATACTTATTGTTACTATCAAAATACCAATTTGTTTTGGAGATAATTGTAGTTTTATAGGGATTAAAAAAATTATTGCTTTAAATTGGGTTCCCATTTTAGCACTATGCTTTTTGATTTTTGGGATTATCTGTGTATTTAGATTCAAATATAAAATTTCTGGTAGTGAGCAAACTCCGATTACAATTAATAATATTGAAAATAAAAACTATGAGCATTTAACGTTTTTGTCAACTTATATTATTCCTTTAATTGCATTTGATTTAACAAAGCCAAGATATTTAGTTGTTTTGTTAGTCTTACTTCTCGCTATCGGTATTATTTATTTAAAAACAAATCTATTTTATTCTAATCCAACATTAGCTATACTTGGTTACCGCATTTACAAAGCTGATGCAAAATTTAGGATCGAAAATCGATCTAATATAATTTTAATATCTAGGGAAGATCTTGAAGTTAATCAAAGAGTAAGTTACAGAAAAATTGATGAAAATATTTATTATGTGAGGGTTATCAGATGAATAAATCAGAGTTAGTAACTGTTATTAAAACCTTTATAGATAATCAAAATGGATTTGTAGCAGAAATATTTTTTGTTTTAAAGAATTCAGCAGGAGATATTTTAAAGAGAGCTGACTTAGAAAGTGCTGCCCAAACTAATTTAAAAAATGAATTTATTGTAAATCTAAATGAAAGAATAATCAAAAATGAAGAACTTAGTATCTTACCTATTTCAAATTTTGACGAAAGAAAAAATGTTTTATTTGAATATGATTTAGATCAAATTCCAGTAGGATTGAATATCTTAGAAGAACTCCAAAGAACAGAAGATTTCCCTCTTTTCTCGTTTAGTAATGATCGTCTAGATGATATTACTGGGATAATATTTCTCATTCATTATAACGACAATACATTAATATCCTATAAAAGAAACTATCCAATAAATTTATATAAAAGAGATAGAAATGGTATTCCTTTAATAAAATGGGGAAACGAAACTCGATTTAAAGAAATGCCGGACGACATTTTAAGAATATATCCAGATTTTGATTTCTTTCGATTAAATGATGAACTTTTTATAAGGAATATTAATATTCTAGAGAAATTTTTTAGTTTTCACGAGATTATAAAATCAACTGCGGTTAGAGCATTAAGTGAAATTGAATCTGCAAATTTAATCGAGGATATTGATTCACTTGAAGAAATGATAGATGACATTACTTTTGCTCGTAAACTAACTAAGATTGGCTCACATTCTCCAGTTCTTAATAGAATTCCTGCGGATACTATCATTGAATTCGTTAACACTTATCCAACGTTAAAAGGTAAATTTGAATTTAATGAAGATAATTCAAGGATTAAACTAACAACAAAAAAATCAAAAAGATTATTTTTAAAATTACTAAATGATGACTACCTTCAATCTCAATTAACTGAACTTCACTATGATAGTCTAGCAAAAGAAGCTGTCGAGATATAGTTATAAACCACCTTTTTTCCTACAAAAAAGCCTTGAAAATATTCAAGGCTTTTAAACTTTCAATAAATTAAATTAAATGAAAGGACTAACTTTATATCAATAAATGTTTCCTCATTTACTATATCCATACTTTTAATTGTTAATGAGTAATCTGTATTTAAATCTAGATAATATGAGACTTCCTCATTAATCTTTCTCGGTATGTAACCAATCTTCTGGTCTTTAAAATAAACTTCAATTGCGTATTCATCGTAGAAATTATTGACTTCTCTTTTTAACTTAAGCCCCGCTCCATTAGTTAATTCAATTAACACGGCATCCCTATTTGGTAGTTTGCATAAGTAATATTTAGTACCTGCCAAATAAGTTTCTACGGTTTTCCCATCATCTAGCAAAGATGTAATATCTTTATAGTTGTTAGTTAGATTTACAAGTTTTCTCACCTCAAATGGTGAAAGTTTTTCTTTTTCATCCAAGAATTCGATAGGATCAATAGATTTTAAATACTCTTTTAATTCCTCCAAGCTCTCATATGTTGTATTGGTTTGTATATGAACGGATAGATCTTTTACAGTTTCCCTAGAATTAAATCCTAATTTAAATAAATCAGCATCAACACTATTATCAATACCATATTTGATAAAAATCGGAAGATATGCAAAATAATTAACAAATCCTAGTTTCTCTAAAATCAAACTTGAAAGGGTTCCAAACACCCAAGGAAGTTTAAACTCAAACATATCTTTTACATACTCTACAATTCTGCTCATTTGGTAATTAGGGTCAACTGAACTAAAATACTTAATTGAAAGTTCTTGAAGAGTCAGATTGCTTTCTACCCAATCAATTAAAAGATTATAATCATCAATTTCTATTGTTCCTGAGGTAGAAGTACTTTTTTTAACTTTGAATTTTGCACTTTCCGGCAGACTTAATATTTTAATATATGATTCTTTAGTCAAAATATCTTTTAGAAAAAATAATGGACCATCTGTTTTATAATTTTCTACTACCTCTTCTGCAATATTTGTTAATAATTTAAATGATATAAAAGATAAACCACTTTCTTGAACTCTTAATAATTCTTCCCTTGGTCTAGTATCATAAAATGAATAAACACTTTTCGATAGATTTGTAAGTTTCTTGAATTTTTCATCTCCTATTTGCCTTGCAAAAAGAGTGTTTCCTAATAGAACTTCAACATCCTTTACTTCATCAGATAACGAATTATAGTAGAGTAATAAAGACTTAATAAAGTTTTTCTCCGTTATTTTAGTAATAAAATTTTCTCTTTGTTCACTATCTATCGATTCTAATTCTTCTATGGATTTAAAAAGTTCTTCATCGTTTAAAATAGAACTCTCAACATTATTAGTATAAACTTCATAATTTAAGTGCTCTTCAATTATATTTCCATTATTTCTATAAAAATCAATATATATAATTTGCCCAAATGTACTTTGGTATGCTCTTCCGGCTCTACCTACAATATTTTTGAAATCTCCGGGGGAAAGAGTTCTCAGTCCTTCGTACTTTTTTCCAGTATGAATAAAATTTTGAATTGGGAAATTAACCCCCTCTACTAGAGTGGTAGTACAAACCATTATTTGTATGTAGCCTTTAGCATAGTAATCTTCAAGTGCTTCTCTTATATCCATTGGTAAACTTCCGTGGTGATACACAAGGCCTTTTTTTAAACCTACAACTAATAAATGATTTATACCAAGTCTTTTTTCAATATAAACTATTAGATGCTTTACCTCTTGACTTAGGTGAAGCTTTTCAGGAAAGTAGGGTTCGTAATTTCTTACAAAGTTTTCACATTCTTCCCTAGTATGAAAGAAAATTAAACTTCCACCCATATTTTTAAGTTTTTGTGCTACACCCATAATGAAATTTTCATACTTAAGGTTTTGATTCTTAACTAGCGTATTATTAGTCTTATAATGATATCTAGGAAAATCAAAGATATTAATATCAATTTCCCTCTGACCAATTAAATACCTTATTTTTGATTGCGCAAAAAATGCATTGTACTGTTCCTTATAATACTTATGTTTCTCGGGAACTGATATCCATCTATTTCTACTTGTTGTTTTATATTCGTATTTTGCAAGCCCTCTTATTTTATTCGTTGGTCTCCACGAATTAGGAATATAGTCTGAACTTGAACCGTTTTCATCATCAACCCAATTAATAATTATTGGACCATTATCAATAATTGCAGATAGAAACATAAGCTTGATATTTTTAAATTTGAGGTGATTTATTAAAAAAACAATACTACCTTCTATTATCCATCCTCTACTTCTATCCTGAATCTTTTGAAATTCATCAAATATTATTAATGAAGTTTCACTAAGTATGTCTTCCGATAAATTATTTTTAATTATCATATCTAGCTTTTCCGGTGTTGTTACTATTATATGTTCTTCAAAGTAATTCCCATAAACTAGATCAGGTTCGTAACCATTAATTGAACTCGACACGTTATATCCTAATCTCCTAAATCTTTCACGAAGACGTTTAGTTACTTCATATACTAATGCATTAGTTGGTACAATATAGAAACATTTTTTAGTAATATCAGTTTCTAATTCTTTAACAATTGCAAACTCAGCAAGTAAACTTTTCCCCCCACTAGTAGGAAAATTAACTAGTGTCCTTTTTATAGAATCATTCTTTAGAAAACTGTCTTTATTATTAATAACTTCTAGTTGATTAGGCCATAATTCTATCACTGGTGGTCTAGATTTAATTAACTGTTGTATATAGTTTCTTGAAAAAATACCTTCCAAATTATTCCAAACACAATTATTAATAATTTTCCCTAAACAAAGCTTTACGTATCGTAAATGCCAATAATAATTGGTATCAAATAATTCTAGGGACAACTTAATTTGCTCATCCAATATAGAATAAAGAACATTAATAAATCTTACTTCTCCAGATTGGATAAATTTTCGCAAATTATGAAAAATATCAATTAATGCCGGATCTTCTATATAATCTTCAATGTTACTAATTGTTTGCCGGCTTAATAGATAATAGGAAAAGGTGAATATATCCTTTTTATCTTTAATAATTGTATGGTTTTCCTGTAATTCTAATAAAACATTACGCAACTTTTTAGCAATTACTATGCTGTTCGGGGCATTATCACCTAAAGTATAAGCAACTGAAGACTTCCAATAAGATTTTAGTTGTTTAAATAATATTTTCTCAATATTTAGTGATGTTAATTCTGTTTCATTAACGTGTTTTAAATAATCTCCAACCTTATCTGAAACAAGTGCAGTTAATTCCATTGCTTTATTTTTAGTTTCATTATCATAATTTTTATATGTATTATTGTATTCAGAAAATAGATAAATTGAAATTTTATCAAGTATTCTTATAAACTTAATACTTCTTTCTATACTTTCTTCACTAATATTTATCTGATTAACATCCAAATTAATACAAAGAATAAAGATATTTTGAAGTATTCTTCCAAATTCAGTGACTTCCTTAGTGTTCTTTAATTCTTTTAAAAGACTCTCCAGATTTACATCGCTTGTAACCTGTTCCATATATTATCCCTCAAATCAGTCAGTAGATTATCAAGAAGTTCAACAAATAAAAATTTTACAAGACGTTGTTCTTTAGAAATTTCGCCTAAGAAACATTCTGCGAATTTTTTAAAAGTGTCTTCGGTAGTGTTATCAACGGGGGATATCCCTGATGCACCTATACAAAATCTCTCATCACGGTTAATAACAATATTATACAGATCCCACACAACTTCCTTTAGACCACTTTCCGCTTCATTATTAAACAATTGCTGCATAGCCGTAATCTCTGTATCAATGTTTTCTTCAAAACTCCCATCTTCACTAAAAAAGTCATATATTTGACTTGCTCTGGTTGTAACTGAATTTTTTGTGGTTTTTGTTTCCCAAACTGTAATCTTTATAGTTTCTTTGACTTCTTTATTACCGGTAAAAGTTATAAAGTCAATACCAGGTTCAGCTGAAGACCTACCTTTTGGCCCGTGTGCCCATAATAAGTCAACCACCATTTTATGATAATAAAAGGCAAATAAGTGCTCACCAACAATGCCCTTAAAGTGTTGATCATTAGCAAAGATTCTTCTTAAACTATTTTTCAAATGTCTTAAGTCTTTAAGATCTATTTCAACACCATCAAGAATCAATAGGAAATTTTCGAATGGAATTGGCGATAATATGGCTCTAAGAAAATACCTTTGAAATTCTTCAAAAAATCTATTATAAGTATCTTTATCATCCAATACAAAGTTTATATGCTTCTTAATAAATTCGTGAGTAACAGATATATCTTCAGTTAAAATATAACTCACTAAAATCCCCCCGTAACTTACCTACAAGCCCAATTCTACATATATATACATATTTTTACAAACTAAATAATTAAATGTGATGCAAAAAATGATATTAATAATAATTTTAGAAAGGTTTTTACAGAGTTTATCCTCATAGAAGAATTGTTTGTATCCTAATTTGATGATGAAAAAATATTTTATTTTTTTCTAGAAACCTTGGTTTTTGAAAAAATTAAAGAATATAATCCGTATGAAAAATTTAAAACAAGAGATTTGGAAGTAATTCAACCAATAATTAAACACTTACATAAAAGATAGAGTATTGAGCTTTAGTTACATCCATTTTTCAGACATATCATCACAAGAATAAGGAGAGATATTCTTTGAAAGTTTTCCGCTGCTATGCTTCACAAGAAAATGCACTAAATGTAAAAACAATTATCCAAGAGTTATTAGTTTCTGAATTAGAAAGAATGATAGACCAATCAGCAAAAGATAATAACCTACTCGATAAAAATAGACAGTTTGGAAGTGATTGTTCTTGAGAACTACAGAACAAGATTTTTCATTAACAAGATTAGCCCACAATAACTTTGCAGAAAAATTGGTACGTCTACAGGAGGATGGCTACATATCACCATTCCTACTACAGCAATTTCTAACTTATAAATATGGGAGGATAAACAATGAAAGAAAATAACATCAAGTCTTTTCCAGGCCAAGAGAAGGGAATTATCCAAATACTAATTAAACAAACAGATGTAGAAGAGTCTGTTCAGCTAAGATTTGATTTGGAATTCGACGATTCGTGCCCTAAGAATAGTTAGTTAAGTTTCCTTAACCGTATAAAACACACCTATTTCCGTCAAAGATGAAATACGGAGGTGTGTTGTTTATGCGGAAGAAAATTAATATACAAATGGAATCTGAGATGAATCCTGTAGCTGATATTTGGTTTCAACATTTAATCCAGCGAATAATTGTTGAGCAATTAGATGTACCTCATCGGCTTCAGGCGAAGTTACTTTATCAAGACATCGTAAAGGAAAGAAGCAACAATGGTTCAAACAATAAAAAATAAAAACAAGTATAAAGTCTTTTTTCGGAGAGTGAGCACCATCAACCAAGATTTAGCTATGCAGGAATCTGCTGATGCTATGTACCGAGAGAATTACATCCCTGATGAGGTATTAATTATGAATGAGGATGGAGTTTCTGCTAACAAACTCGATATTGAGAAACGGCCGCAAATGAAGAAACTCATTCAAATGATAATTAATGATCAAGTTGATATTATCTACGCCTTTGATCGTTCAAGATTGTTCCGGGACTTTTATGAGTCAAATTACTTCGTTTCTCTGTGTAAAAAACATAAAGTGAAGATTTTCTTTACATCGTCGGGGAACGGTCAGCAGGCAACAGATAGTACACTTCTTGAAGGCGTAATGAACATTGTAAGTGATGTTGAGGGAAAAAACATTGCTAGGCGAACTGAAGAAGCTAGAAAAAGATATCCACCTCGCAAACTTGGATATATAAA comes from the Neobacillus sp. PS2-9 genome and includes:
- a CDS encoding DEAD/DEAH box helicase, which codes for MEQVTSDVNLESLLKELKNTKEVTEFGRILQNIFILCINLDVNQINISEESIERSIKFIRILDKISIYLFSEYNNTYKNYDNETKNKAMELTALVSDKVGDYLKHVNETELTSLNIEKILFKQLKSYWKSSVAYTLGDNAPNSIVIAKKLRNVLLELQENHTIIKDKKDIFTFSYYLLSRQTISNIEDYIEDPALIDIFHNLRKFIQSGEVRFINVLYSILDEQIKLSLELFDTNYYWHLRYVKLCLGKIINNCVWNNLEGIFSRNYIQQLIKSRPPVIELWPNQLEVINNKDSFLKNDSIKRTLVNFPTSGGKSLLAEFAIVKELETDITKKCFYIVPTNALVYEVTKRLRERFRRLGYNVSSSINGYEPDLVYGNYFEEHIIVTTPEKLDMIIKNNLSEDILSETSLIIFDEFQKIQDRSRGWIIEGSIVFLINHLKFKNIKLMFLSAIIDNGPIIINWVDDENGSSSDYIPNSWRPTNKIRGLAKYEYKTTSRNRWISVPEKHKYYKEQYNAFFAQSKIRYLIGQREIDINIFDFPRYHYKTNNTLVKNQNLKYENFIMGVAQKLKNMGGSLIFFHTREECENFVRNYEPYFPEKLHLSQEVKHLIVYIEKRLGINHLLVVGLKKGLVYHHGSLPMDIREALEDYYAKGYIQIMVCTTTLVEGVNFPIQNFIHTGKKYEGLRTLSPGDFKNIVGRAGRAYQSTFGQIIYIDFYRNNGNIIEEHLNYEVYTNNVESSILNDEELFKSIEELESIDSEQRENFITKITEKNFIKSLLLYYNSLSDEVKDVEVLLGNTLFARQIGDEKFKKLTNLSKSVYSFYDTRPREELLRVQESGLSFISFKLLTNIAEEVVENYKTDGPLFFLKDILTKESYIKILSLPESAKFKVKKSTSTSGTIEIDDYNLLIDWVESNLTLQELSIKYFSSVDPNYQMSRIVEYVKDMFEFKLPWVFGTLSSLILEKLGFVNYFAYLPIFIKYGIDNSVDADLFKLGFNSRETVKDLSVHIQTNTTYESLEELKEYLKSIDPIEFLDEKEKLSPFEVRKLVNLTNNYKDITSLLDDGKTVETYLAGTKYYLCKLPNRDAVLIELTNGAGLKLKREVNNFYDEYAIEVYFKDQKIGYIPRKINEEVSYYLDLNTDYSLTIKSMDIVNEETFIDIKLVLSFNLIY
- the kwaB gene encoding anti-phage protein KwaB codes for the protein MNKSELVTVIKTFIDNQNGFVAEIFFVLKNSAGDILKRADLESAAQTNLKNEFIVNLNERIIKNEELSILPISNFDERKNVLFEYDLDQIPVGLNILEELQRTEDFPLFSFSNDRLDDITGIIFLIHYNDNTLISYKRNYPINLYKRDRNGIPLIKWGNETRFKEMPDDILRIYPDFDFFRLNDELFIRNINILEKFFSFHEIIKSTAVRALSEIESANLIEDIDSLEEMIDDITFARKLTKIGSHSPVLNRIPADTIIEFVNTYPTLKGKFEFNEDNSRIKLTTKKSKRLFLKLLNDDYLQSQLTELHYDSLAKEAVEI
- a CDS encoding restriction endonuclease; this translates as MLISEILIAILLALAFVHFQLTKRKNTYQTSMLIQHIDSSEEMKKTLAMGLYLRFKKENQDNPPNYSSIYIKEDPLVFELFVADVIQKIRGGSIWVSPPSGDFGVDFEHTTDKGMFLGQVKCYQGDLPFDPIALIHSNMIKKGAVGGYVITTGSFTPAAREYTDGLNIELIDGVKLVELWINGLVNVEEEIKKLIPEFI
- the kwaA gene encoding anti-phage protein KwaA translates to MIILLKNNWDKIELYIISLWLLFLLILIVTIKIPICFGDNCSFIGIKKIIALNWVPILALCFLIFGIICVFRFKYKISGSEQTPITINNIENKNYEHLTFLSTYIIPLIAFDLTKPRYLVVLLVLLLAIGIIYLKTNLFYSNPTLAILGYRIYKADAKFRIENRSNIILISREDLEVNQRVSYRKIDENIYYVRVIR
- a CDS encoding FRG domain-containing protein, whose protein sequence is MENQKRAYELVKRNILSHIEENNIKLFDLWYRGESKIYDSMPSTLYRQMNFNGELDERKLSYLTTFDNIHRYEKWIYDKFTDELKEKNMDLYQSITKNGWDIVFFMQHYGIPTRFIDWSEDLNTSLFFATEKAHLSEEDAVLWLFEPKKMNEILRGSYQLQHPEPDNTYGNFVNAYILGINQDLGAAISSISDSVGVYASNDIERMYSQYGHFVFIPKEFRDMRQYIQEIVSGDNKLQERILKKLIIPNNEARLINQYLESIGCNSSKYKLNETPLINNQGYTFTEFINHFQTRS